The following coding sequences lie in one Polyodon spathula isolate WHYD16114869_AA chromosome 15, ASM1765450v1, whole genome shotgun sequence genomic window:
- the LOC121327652 gene encoding protein eva-1 homolog C-like codes for MIESKAGDSNMNSWGQKAALLHIFYYLLLIWTKEISALVDFSGYLSRILQNHSAHACEGEQLNLQCPRHSTVSVLSAFYGRNEPSSHMCPNNSRPVETEENQNCSSFTALQKVLAECQARRACQLPVNNNVFGLDPCPGVTKYLLVSYKCKPTEHRTKVGCEGGQLELQCKDPTVINIYSAVYGRWQDENEVCSLDGKLPQFECLFHGAVEFVSKMCYAKQRCNIMVNNHHFKDPCLPGVRKYLRIIYKCVPETLLKEVDLSLSKLIPSLKQNHENGIILQPKGSRLPDNNSILVSNSLAVYAYIKDHPERTAVLFVCSVCMGLFVTLCALVFRVSCRKELQTHCRGRLLHSRDSKWEEDTNDTNNDGSSDSCDMNAIFKTAAIDLDPAEEAELAERIERREQIIQEIWMNSCLDGTIIRSINQYY; via the exons gttACTTGTCCAGAATATTGCAAAATCACTCTGCCCATGCCTGTGAGGGTGAACAGTTGAATCTGCAGTGCCCAAGACATTCAACCGTCAGTGTACTGTCAGCATTTTATGGACGCAATGAACCTAGTTCCCACATGTGTCCAAATAATTCAAGACCTGTTGAAACAGAGGAGAATCAAAATTGCTCATCATTTACTGCATTGCAG AAAGTGCTGGCTGAATGCCAGGCTCGCCGTGCCTGCCAGCTTCCTGTCAATAACAATGTTTTTGGGCTTGACCCTTGTCCAGGCGTAACTAAATACCTTCTTGTCTCATATAAATGCAAACCAA CTGAACACAGAACCAAAGTAGGATGTGAAGGGGGACAGTTGGAATTGCAGTGTAAGGATCCTACAGTCATTAACATCTACTCGGCAGTCTATGGTAGATGGCAGGATGAGAATGAGGTCTGCTCCTTGGATGGCAAATTACCACAGTTTG AATGTTTATTCCATGGAGCTGTGGAGTTTGTATCAAAGATGTGCTATGCCAAACAGAGATGTAATATAATGGTCAACAACCACCATTTCAAAGACCCATGCTTACCTGGAGTTAGAAAGTACCTCAGAATAATCTACAAGTGTG TTCCAGAGACTTTACTCAAAGAAGTAGATCTGAGTTTGTCAAAGCTGATCCCTTCTCTGAAACAAAATCATGAGAATG ggataattTTGCAACCAAAAGGATCAAGACTTCCAGACAATAACAGTATTCTTGTCAGCAACTCTCTGGCTGTGTATGCCTATATTAAAG ATCACCCAGAAAGGACTGCCgtgctgtttgtttgtagtgTCTGTATGGGCCTGTTCGTCACCTTGTGTGCACTGGTGTTCCGAGTGTCCTGCAGGAAGGAGCTCCAGACTCATTGTCGTGGGAGATTACTGCACAGCAGAGACTCTAAATGGGAAGAAGATACTAATGACACTAACAATGATGGATCATCAGACTCCTGCGATATGAATGCCATCTTCAAAACTGCAGCCATCGATCTGGACCCAGCAGAGGAAGCCGAACTGGCAGAAAGAATAGAAAGACGGGAACAAATAATCCAAGAGATCTGGATGAACAGCTGCTTAGATGGGACAATAATCAGAAGTATAAACCAGTATTATTGA